Proteins encoded within one genomic window of Brachybacterium muris:
- a CDS encoding ABC transporter ATP-binding protein: MFATMSRLWQTVRPIRFRLYLGLLSALTASIVALLIPQVLEFVVNRLETSAVAATVWTGGAMVMALGILEAALIYLRRVFAVAPSTAVEKQIRVRFYAKVQHMPVSFHDNWGSGQLLSRMMGDINTIRRWIAFGMIMAVTSAVTIIVGILLLMRSSVLLALVFIVAAIPVSVIAYRFHREYSVLSRLSQDQNGDLATTIEQSVQGIRVLKAFGRGPSALEGFTEQAEELRRTEVRKATAIARFDMFMFMLPELALGVALFLGLHLTARGDMNVGQLASYFATATLVVGPVRTLGMLFGQAVNATTALDRHYEVMDEENTIVSPEQPRRVDPADARGEVRMEGVHFRYADAPDHVQDVLDGVDLEVRPGETMALVGVTGSGKSTLLQLVPRLYDVTAGSISIDGVDVRDMDLTELRTLTAVAFEDATLFSDSVRENVLLGADASLSDEESEALLQLALDTADAGFAHDLPEGVDTRIGEEGMSLSGGQRQRLALARAIAARPAVLLLDDPLSALDTRTEETVTGRLREVLKGTTTLIVAHRTSTVALADRVALLDDGKVVAVGTHAELMESSPRYRWVIANQEEEARRDRDIETITGELDLRGLWTEPKR; this comes from the coding sequence ATGTTCGCGACCATGAGCCGCCTCTGGCAGACGGTCCGCCCCATCCGCTTCCGCCTCTACCTGGGCCTGCTCAGTGCCCTCACTGCCTCCATCGTGGCCCTGCTGATCCCGCAGGTGCTCGAGTTCGTGGTCAACCGCCTGGAGACCTCCGCCGTGGCCGCCACCGTGTGGACCGGCGGTGCGATGGTGATGGCCCTGGGCATCCTCGAGGCCGCCCTGATCTACCTGCGGCGCGTGTTCGCTGTGGCCCCCTCCACCGCGGTCGAGAAGCAGATCCGGGTGCGGTTCTACGCGAAGGTCCAGCACATGCCGGTGTCCTTCCACGACAACTGGGGCTCCGGCCAGCTGCTCTCGCGCATGATGGGCGACATCAACACCATCCGCCGCTGGATCGCCTTCGGCATGATCATGGCCGTGACCAGCGCCGTCACCATCATCGTGGGCATTCTCCTGCTGATGCGCTCCTCGGTGCTGCTGGCGCTGGTGTTCATCGTGGCGGCGATCCCGGTCAGCGTCATCGCCTACCGCTTCCACCGCGAGTACTCGGTGCTCTCCCGCCTCTCGCAGGACCAGAACGGCGACCTGGCCACCACCATCGAGCAGTCCGTGCAGGGCATCCGCGTGCTGAAGGCCTTCGGCCGCGGCCCCTCGGCCCTGGAGGGCTTCACCGAGCAGGCCGAGGAGCTGCGCCGCACCGAGGTGCGCAAGGCCACCGCGATCGCCCGCTTCGACATGTTCATGTTCATGCTGCCGGAGCTGGCCCTCGGCGTGGCCCTGTTCCTCGGTCTGCACCTCACCGCCCGCGGCGACATGAACGTGGGCCAGCTGGCCTCCTACTTCGCCACCGCCACCCTGGTGGTGGGCCCCGTGCGGACGCTGGGCATGCTGTTCGGCCAGGCCGTCAACGCCACCACCGCCCTGGACCGCCACTACGAGGTGATGGACGAGGAGAACACCATCGTCTCGCCCGAGCAGCCCCGCCGCGTCGACCCCGCGGATGCCCGCGGCGAGGTGCGCATGGAGGGCGTGCACTTCCGGTACGCGGACGCCCCTGACCACGTCCAGGACGTGCTGGACGGCGTTGATCTCGAGGTGCGTCCCGGCGAGACCATGGCCCTGGTCGGCGTGACCGGCTCCGGCAAGTCCACGCTGCTGCAGCTGGTGCCGCGCCTGTACGACGTGACGGCCGGCTCCATCAGCATCGACGGTGTGGACGTACGCGACATGGACCTGACCGAACTGCGCACCCTCACCGCCGTGGCCTTCGAGGACGCCACACTGTTCTCCGACTCGGTGCGGGAGAACGTGCTGCTGGGCGCCGACGCCTCCCTCAGCGACGAGGAGTCCGAGGCGCTGCTGCAGCTGGCCCTGGACACGGCCGACGCGGGCTTCGCCCATGACCTTCCCGAGGGTGTGGACACCCGCATCGGCGAGGAGGGGATGAGCCTGTCCGGCGGGCAGCGGCAGCGCTTGGCCCTGGCCCGCGCGATCGCCGCCCGGCCTGCCGTGCTGCTGCTGGACGACCCGCTCTCGGCCCTGGACACCCGCACCGAGGAGACCGTCACCGGCCGCCTGCGGGAGGTGCTGAAGGGGACCACCACCCTGATCGTCGCCCACCGCACCTCCACCGTTGCCCTCGCCGACAGGGTGGCGCTGCTGGACGACGGGAAGGTGGTGGCCGTCGGCACCCATGCCGAGCTGATGGAGAGCTCCCCGCGCTACCGCTGGGTGATCGCCAACCAGGAGGAGGAGGCCCGGCGCGACCGCGACATCGAGACGATCACCGGCGAGCTGGACCTGCGCGGGCTGTGGACGGAGCCGAAGCGATGA
- a CDS encoding alpha/beta hydrolase: MIRMRMDLFAESLQMGTSAVVLMPQAAAGIGMTGTDAPGAGGTSGADGRDGDGGASNGVPVLYLLHGLSDDCTIWERRTSIERYATEKGIAVVMPEVRRSFYTDEAVGEKYWTWVADELPQLIARTFRVSTAREDTFVAGLSMGGFGAFKLALNRPGQFAAAASLSGVMDLAGLDLSEHAGSMARRIWDGRDIAGTEDDLLGLLRAAHPGQIPPLFLDCGTEDSLVDGNRAFIALAEERGHDLTSRLRPGAHTWEFWDEGIRDVLDWLPIRGLS, from the coding sequence ATGATCCGCATGCGCATGGACCTGTTCGCCGAGTCGCTCCAGATGGGCACCTCGGCGGTGGTGCTGATGCCGCAGGCCGCCGCCGGGATCGGCATGACCGGCACCGATGCGCCCGGAGCCGGGGGCACGTCAGGGGCCGACGGGCGCGACGGCGACGGTGGCGCCTCGAACGGGGTGCCGGTGCTGTACCTGCTGCACGGCCTCAGCGACGACTGCACCATCTGGGAGCGCCGCACCTCGATCGAGCGCTACGCCACCGAGAAGGGCATCGCCGTGGTGATGCCCGAGGTGCGCCGCTCCTTCTACACCGACGAGGCCGTGGGCGAGAAGTACTGGACCTGGGTGGCCGACGAGCTGCCGCAGCTCATCGCGCGCACCTTTCGTGTCTCCACCGCCAGGGAGGACACCTTCGTGGCGGGCCTGTCGATGGGCGGCTTCGGGGCGTTCAAGCTGGCACTGAACCGGCCGGGGCAGTTCGCTGCTGCCGCGAGTCTGTCCGGGGTAATGGACCTGGCGGGCCTGGACCTGTCCGAGCACGCGGGGAGCATGGCCCGGCGCATCTGGGATGGCCGCGACATCGCCGGCACCGAGGACGACCTGCTGGGGCTGCTGCGTGCTGCCCACCCCGGGCAGATCCCGCCGCTGTTCCTGGACTGCGGGACCGAGGACTCCCTGGTGGACGGCAACCGGGCGTTCATCGCGCTCGCCGAGGAGCGCGGCCACGATCTCACCAGCCGCCTGCGGCCCGGTGCCCACACCTGGGAGTTCTGGGACGAGGGCATCCGCGACGTGCTGGACTGGCTGCCCATCCGCGGCCTGAGCTGA
- a CDS encoding AAA family ATPase, whose translation MTANDAQATPLTPDLTQLLHTLNEVVELAQQADRRPQTERMSVVVPAHLGETWTAAPEETFRFAAVRADEVWAAVSAVLDLEGDDAAVWGLGDENGGGLSSLRSLVHADFTYPSFPLTGPTYTTLTFPDGPIVRTPIVAVARAMRDGAPQAILFSAAQDQERGMLTVLGDGADATLAAVHEAMAASSLLTGQVVELHLDFDDIHGTHSALTLLPRPEVTTDQIVLPEGLLERVTDHVHGIHDAASTLREAGQHLRRGVLLYGPPGTGKTLLIRHLMSRPDVTAVVLRTLDNGQMRAAMELARAAQPALLVVEDTDLLLGEGPHGFEMHALLEELDGLGGDADIAVVLTTNDPAALLPSLNHRPGRIDLQVEVPLPDVEAREKLFALYGAPLDLPSVDLLAAAEATDGASGAWIREVVRREVLAAARDHRAPSGAGLLECIAGMRRDDEAVLSSVRDAADDLDDVEEDGFDEGGFDEGGDYR comes from the coding sequence ATGACCGCGAACGACGCTCAGGCAACTCCGCTCACCCCCGACCTCACGCAGCTGCTACACACCCTCAACGAGGTGGTGGAGCTGGCGCAGCAGGCGGATCGTCGACCGCAGACCGAGCGGATGTCGGTCGTCGTCCCCGCACACCTCGGCGAGACGTGGACCGCGGCACCGGAGGAAACGTTCCGCTTCGCCGCCGTGCGGGCCGACGAGGTGTGGGCCGCGGTCTCGGCAGTCCTGGACCTCGAGGGTGATGACGCCGCCGTATGGGGACTGGGCGACGAGAACGGGGGCGGTCTGAGCTCCCTGCGCAGCCTGGTCCATGCCGATTTCACGTACCCGAGCTTCCCGCTGACGGGCCCCACCTACACCACCCTGACCTTTCCGGACGGGCCCATCGTGCGCACGCCCATCGTCGCCGTCGCCCGCGCCATGCGGGACGGTGCCCCGCAGGCGATCCTGTTCTCGGCGGCCCAGGACCAGGAGCGCGGGATGCTCACGGTGCTGGGCGACGGGGCCGACGCCACACTCGCCGCGGTCCACGAGGCCATGGCCGCGAGCTCGCTGCTCACCGGCCAGGTGGTGGAGCTGCATCTCGACTTCGATGACATCCATGGCACGCACTCCGCACTGACGCTGCTGCCGCGCCCCGAGGTGACGACCGACCAGATCGTGCTGCCCGAGGGACTCCTGGAGCGGGTCACCGACCACGTGCACGGCATCCACGACGCGGCCTCCACCCTGCGCGAGGCCGGCCAGCATCTGCGCCGCGGCGTGCTGCTGTACGGCCCGCCCGGCACCGGTAAGACCCTCCTGATCAGGCATCTCATGTCCCGCCCGGATGTGACGGCGGTGGTGCTGCGCACCCTGGACAACGGGCAGATGCGGGCCGCGATGGAACTGGCCCGCGCCGCGCAGCCGGCACTGCTGGTGGTGGAGGACACCGACCTGCTGCTGGGCGAGGGCCCGCACGGCTTCGAGATGCATGCCCTGCTGGAGGAGCTGGACGGCCTGGGCGGCGACGCGGACATCGCGGTGGTGCTGACCACCAACGACCCCGCCGCCCTGCTGCCGTCCCTGAACCATCGGCCCGGCCGCATCGACCTGCAGGTCGAGGTGCCGCTGCCGGACGTCGAGGCCCGCGAGAAGCTGTTCGCCCTCTACGGCGCCCCGCTGGACCTGCCGTCGGTGGACCTGCTGGCCGCCGCGGAAGCCACCGACGGTGCCAGCGGTGCATGGATCCGCGAGGTGGTGCGCCGCGAGGTGCTCGCTGCGGCCCGGGACCACCGGGCCCCGTCCGGTGCCGGCCTGCTGGAGTGCATCGCCGGGATGCGCCGCGATGACGAGGCCGTGCTGTCCTCGGTGCGCGATGCCGCCGACGACCTCGACGACGTCGAGGAGGACGGTTTCGACGAGGGCGGTTTCGACGAGGGCGGGGACTACCGGTAG
- a CDS encoding serine hydrolase domain-containing protein: MPPERHDRPADPATFPRRTVLAAGVPAAAAVLGMTAATAPRPAGLGEPQGDQEITSALAEHLRGHRTVSVVLLDPDAEPRFAGFGADPQRRFEIGSVSKTFTGALLADAVDRGELTYETTVADVLGSAAAGSGIADVTLAELASHTAGIPSVATPWLGRAFLSSFLRGDPYATRDAEQVIADALAVSPSDRGEMSYSNHGVALEGLLVAKATGVPYEQLLAERVTEPLGLTSTYAPILSENLHQGAQRGHTRAGLRAAPWTMNGAAPAGGIWSTGADMALYVLAVMDGSGPGGDFSRHLLHEGPDGGRSVAVNWMHDPIDERDPTIWHNGMTGGYAAFVGWHEGTGRGIVMLSDTARSLDAIALQVLTGEVAL; the protein is encoded by the coding sequence ATGCCCCCTGAGCGCCACGACCGCCCCGCAGACCCCGCCACGTTCCCACGGCGCACGGTCCTGGCCGCCGGCGTCCCCGCAGCGGCGGCGGTGCTGGGCATGACCGCCGCGACCGCGCCGCGCCCCGCCGGTCTCGGCGAACCCCAGGGCGACCAGGAGATCACCTCCGCCCTCGCCGAGCACCTGCGCGGCCATCGCACCGTCTCGGTCGTCCTGCTGGACCCCGACGCCGAGCCCCGCTTCGCCGGCTTCGGCGCCGACCCGCAGCGACGCTTCGAGATCGGCTCGGTCTCCAAGACCTTCACCGGGGCCCTCCTGGCCGACGCGGTGGACCGCGGCGAGCTCACCTACGAGACCACGGTGGCCGACGTGCTCGGCTCGGCGGCTGCCGGCAGCGGCATCGCCGACGTCACCCTCGCCGAACTCGCCTCCCACACCGCCGGCATCCCTTCGGTCGCCACGCCATGGCTGGGCAGGGCGTTCCTGTCCAGCTTCCTGCGCGGCGACCCCTACGCCACCCGGGACGCCGAACAGGTCATCGCCGACGCCCTGGCGGTCTCGCCGTCGGACCGCGGGGAGATGTCCTACTCCAACCACGGGGTGGCACTCGAAGGCCTGCTGGTGGCGAAGGCCACCGGTGTCCCCTACGAGCAGCTGCTGGCCGAACGCGTGACCGAACCCCTGGGGCTGACCAGCACCTACGCCCCGATCCTGTCGGAGAACCTTCACCAGGGTGCTCAGCGCGGGCACACCCGGGCGGGCCTGAGGGCCGCGCCGTGGACCATGAACGGTGCGGCGCCGGCCGGCGGCATCTGGTCCACGGGGGCCGACATGGCGCTCTACGTGCTGGCGGTGATGGACGGAAGCGGACCGGGAGGTGACTTCTCCCGGCATCTGCTGCATGAAGGGCCCGACGGCGGCCGCAGCGTGGCCGTGAACTGGATGCACGACCCCATCGACGAACGAGATCCCACGATCTGGCACAACGGCATGACCGGCGGCTACGCGGCCTTCGTCGGCTGGCACGAGGGGACCGGTCGGGGGATCGTCATGCTGAGCGACACCGCGCGATCTCTCGATGCGATCGCCCTGCAGGTCCTCACCGGGGAGGTGGCACTGTGA
- a CDS encoding ArsR family transcriptional regulator, whose amino-acid sequence MDERDSAPPTQPDDGAPLKDRVATLEQLVEELTELVHRSDAASDAPSSAPRTPDLKAPSASSTGTPASNAPDAAPSQAPDAAPSQASTAPAHETPAGDDPFWALRALKERLPAPGGVVYTGSVDVGQGHVEYQWGRPTEHLLASDWAEHAESVAALGHPLRLAIMRKLLDAEHTVAQLVDELELASTGVAYHHLSALQNGGWVTSPRRGTWTVPVSRVVPLLTIITALENG is encoded by the coding sequence ATGGACGAGCGTGACTCCGCGCCCCCCACGCAGCCTGACGATGGCGCACCCCTCAAGGACCGCGTGGCCACGCTCGAGCAGCTGGTCGAAGAGCTGACGGAGCTGGTGCATCGTTCTGATGCAGCGAGTGACGCACCCAGCTCCGCCCCCCGCACTCCCGACCTCAAGGCCCCCTCCGCATCGTCGACCGGCACCCCGGCCTCGAACGCCCCCGACGCCGCACCCTCGCAAGCCCCCGACGCCGCACCCTCACAAGCTTCCACCGCCCCGGCCCACGAGACCCCCGCGGGCGATGACCCATTCTGGGCACTGCGCGCCCTCAAGGAACGCCTGCCCGCCCCCGGCGGCGTCGTCTACACGGGCAGTGTGGACGTGGGCCAGGGCCACGTGGAGTACCAGTGGGGGCGCCCCACGGAGCACCTGCTGGCCAGCGACTGGGCCGAGCACGCCGAGTCGGTCGCCGCGCTCGGGCACCCCCTGCGCCTGGCGATCATGCGCAAGCTCCTGGACGCCGAGCACACCGTCGCCCAGCTGGTGGACGAGCTGGAACTGGCTTCCACCGGCGTCGCCTACCACCACCTCTCCGCCCTGCAGAACGGCGGCTGGGTCACCAGCCCCCGCCGTGGCACCTGGACCGTGCCCGTCAGCCGGGTGGTCCCCCTGCTCACGATCATCACCGCACTAGAGAATGGCTGA
- a CDS encoding TetR/AcrR family transcriptional regulator: MPRISAPSVAEHRAAQERALLDAAHAILEETGEAPTMAQVAARAGLARPSVYQYFSSHKELLQALVKDVFPRWTERIASAMRTAPTPGERILAYAAVNIELVAEGSHAIGTALAAVAPGEDVGEQAEQMHRAVQEPLVATLIELDVPEPADVAELINAMVHSGTRMLDAGQSAPQVIKHLETVLRPMVDAYSRPTR; this comes from the coding sequence ATGCCGCGCATCTCTGCCCCCTCCGTGGCGGAGCATCGCGCCGCCCAGGAACGCGCGCTGCTGGATGCGGCCCATGCGATCCTGGAGGAGACCGGCGAGGCGCCGACGATGGCGCAGGTGGCAGCACGGGCTGGGCTCGCGCGGCCCAGCGTGTACCAGTACTTCTCCTCCCACAAGGAGCTGCTGCAGGCCCTGGTCAAGGACGTGTTCCCCCGCTGGACCGAGCGCATCGCCTCCGCGATGCGGACCGCCCCCACCCCGGGCGAGCGGATCCTCGCCTACGCCGCGGTCAACATCGAGCTGGTGGCCGAGGGCTCCCATGCGATCGGCACCGCACTGGCAGCGGTAGCGCCCGGGGAGGACGTGGGCGAGCAGGCCGAGCAGATGCACCGCGCCGTGCAGGAACCGCTGGTCGCGACGTTGATCGAGCTGGACGTGCCCGAGCCGGCCGACGTGGCCGAGCTGATCAACGCGATGGTGCACAGCGGCACCCGGATGCTGGATGCCGGGCAGAGCGCCCCGCAGGTCATCAAGCACCTGGAGACGGTGCTGCGTCCGATGGTGGACGCCTACTCCCGGCCGACCCGCTGA
- a CDS encoding ABC transporter ATP-binding protein — translation MTHTTTTTHPFAAAGATESLTHEAPAGGPTPALSLRNVNLTLGDGDSQVTALDDVDLDVQPGEFLAIVGPSGAGKSSLLAVAGTLSAPTSGEVLINGQDVAALRKGFGGQGRLARFRRHNIGFVFQSGNLIPALTAADQLRLVHRLAGKAGSSSDGSRTSGRGADGRGFDPEPLLASVGMEHRAHNCPGALSGGERQRVGIARALVTRPALLLVDEPTAALDRARSREVVQLLAAQSREQGVATVMVTHDHDVLDHCDRVLEMVDGRLGNPA, via the coding sequence ATGACCCACACCACCACCACGACCCACCCCTTCGCCGCGGCCGGCGCGACCGAGAGCCTGACCCACGAGGCACCGGCCGGCGGGCCCACCCCCGCCCTGTCGCTGCGGAACGTGAACCTCACCCTCGGTGACGGGGACTCGCAGGTCACCGCCCTGGACGACGTGGACCTCGATGTGCAACCCGGGGAGTTCCTGGCGATCGTCGGCCCCTCCGGCGCCGGCAAGTCCTCCCTGCTGGCTGTGGCCGGCACCCTCTCGGCCCCCACCAGTGGTGAGGTGCTGATCAACGGCCAGGACGTGGCCGCTCTGCGCAAGGGCTTCGGCGGCCAGGGACGCCTGGCGCGGTTCCGCCGTCATAACATCGGCTTCGTGTTCCAGAGCGGGAACCTGATCCCCGCCCTCACCGCGGCCGACCAGCTGCGCCTGGTGCACCGCCTGGCCGGTAAGGCCGGCAGCTCGAGCGACGGGAGCAGGACCAGCGGGCGCGGGGCCGACGGGCGCGGCTTCGACCCGGAACCGCTGCTGGCATCGGTGGGCATGGAGCACCGCGCCCACAACTGTCCCGGCGCCCTCTCCGGTGGCGAGCGCCAGCGCGTCGGCATCGCCCGCGCCCTGGTGACGCGGCCTGCGCTGCTGCTGGTGGACGAGCCCACCGCCGCCCTGGACCGCGCTCGCAGCCGCGAGGTGGTCCAGCTGCTGGCCGCCCAGTCCCGCGAGCAAGGGGTGGCCACCGTGATGGTCACCCACGACCACGACGTGCTCGATCACTGCGACCGAGTGCTGGAGATGGTCGACGGGCGCCTGGGCAACCCTGCCTGA